In a genomic window of Prosthecobacter fusiformis:
- a CDS encoding cytidine deaminase, with amino-acid sequence MSDLLSQARSAAEKAYAPYSKFQVGCAVETVAGKIYTGCNVENASYGLTVCAERNTLFQAVAAEGPGMKVARLSVICLGHEFPPCGACRQVIAEFSLPGGRTEVTFLQQGQPVTRTIAELLPEAFGL; translated from the coding sequence ATGTCTGACCTTCTTTCCCAGGCCCGCAGCGCTGCTGAAAAAGCCTATGCACCGTATTCGAAGTTCCAGGTCGGCTGTGCTGTGGAAACGGTGGCCGGAAAGATCTATACCGGCTGCAATGTGGAAAATGCCAGCTACGGCCTAACCGTGTGTGCGGAAAGGAATACGCTATTCCAAGCCGTGGCCGCTGAAGGTCCGGGGATGAAGGTGGCGCGGCTTTCCGTCATCTGCCTGGGCCATGAATTCCCACCCTGCGGTGCCTGCCGCCAAGTCATTGCGGAATTTTCCCTGCCCGGTGGTCGGACGGAGGTCACCTTTCTCCAGCAGGGTCAGCCTGTGACCCGCACCATCGCGGAGCTGCTGCCGGAGGCGTTTGGGCTGTAA